In Pikeienuella piscinae, the sequence ACTGGGTGATCGTGCCGCCATAGAGCCGGTTCGAGGAGATGAAGTTGCTGCCCGGGTTCATCAGCGGGAAGAGCGACAGGATCTGCGCGGCATGACCCGAGGAGCAGGCGACCGCGCCGACGCCGCCCTCGAGCGCCGCAACCCGCTCCTGGAGCGCGCTGACCGTCGGGTTGGTCAGGCGTGAATAGATATAGCCGACTTCCTGAAGGTTGAAGAGCGCGGCGGCGTGATCCGCGTCCCGAAACACATAGGCCGTATTCTGGTAGATCGGAACCTGGCGCGCCCCGGTCGAAGGGTCGGGGCGGGCTCCGGCGTGAATCTGCAGTGTGTCGAATCCGTACTCGCGCTCGGCCATGGGACCTCCTCTTCTCGTTAACTTCTCTGATCTTTGGTCTAAGTCAGCTTCGAGGACAAGCGGCCGGTGTTGAACCCGCCCATTGAAAGCTCGCCCTTGAGCCGTTGATACTCCATCTTCGGGCAGAGGTTCATGACCACTTTCAGCCCCGCCGCGCGCGCGCGCTCCGCGGCCGCCTCGTCGATGACGCCGATCTGCATCCAGATCACCTTCAGCCCGTGATCGAGAAGATGCGCGATCGCCTCATCGACCACGGCGCCGGCCTCCTCGGAGCGGCGGAAGATGTCGACCATGTGGACCTCGGCGCCGCTTTCCGCCAGCGCCTTCAGAGAAGGCTGCACGGTGACGCCGAAAATCTCCTTGCCCGCGGCGACCGGATTGACCGGCAGAACGCGATAATCCTTCAGCCCGAGATAGCGCCCGACATAATACGACGGACGCACGGGATTGGTGGAGATCCCGACAACAGCGATGGATTTCACATCGTCGAGGATCGTTCTGATTTCACTGTCCGAATGGCGCATGCATAGCGGTGTCGCAAGGCGCGGCGCGGTTGTCAAAGCGTCGCGCACGCGCATGACGCGAGACCGGAAGCGGTGTCGGACAAAAAAATGCGCCCGCCGAAGCGGGCGCAGTCAGAACGAGGGACAGTGAGTGGATGAAGGAGACATAAGTGAGCCCGCCTTCAAAACTCATGTGGGTCTTATAGCAGAGATTATCCAGACCGCGCTCGCATTTTTGTGTCGGTTTGTTGCAGAGAGTGTTTACTTTTGCACAATCATGGCGCCCCTGCGTCGAACCCGCGAATTTAACATAAACGAATTCAGCGTGTTAGGCGTTTTCCGGATTGACCGAAGGTTGTCGGACGCCTGGTTGATGCGCGATCACAAGTTTATGTCTTCGCCGCTCGGACTGCGCCATGCTTTGGCTTCGGGGCTCAAATGCAGCGAGCATCGACTGGTGTAATATACCTTGGGTTGAGAAGATTCGCAGGCGGAGAATCAGTCGCTCAGCCCCGCGTCTCGCGCGCCCGATAAAGCGCGACGGCGGCGGCGTTGGAGACATTGAGCGAGCCGAAACTGGCGGCGGACGGAATGCGCGCCAGCGCGTCGCATGTCTGTTTCGTCTTGTCCCTGAGGCCCGGCCCTTCGGCGCCGAGGACGAGGCCGAGCGGACCGGGGGCGGCGAACGCCGCGCCGATCTCCATCTCCGCCTCGCCGTCGAGACCGATAAGCCGGTAGCCGCGCTCGCGAAGGCTCTCCATCGTCGCGGCGAGGTTCTTGACCCGCAGATAGGGCTGGCGCTCCAGCGCGCCGGAGGCGGATTTCGCCAGCGCGCCGGTTTCCGGCGCGGCGTGGCGCAAGGGCGCGATCACCGCGCGGGCGCCGAACACCTCGGCCGAGCGGAGGATAGCGCCGACATTATGTGGGTCGGTCACCCGGTCGAGAAATACGGCGACCGGGGCTGGGTCTTCATCGGTCGGCGCGCAGATCTCGGCGACGTCGCCCCAGTCGAGCGGCCGCGTCATCAGCGCCGCGCCCTGATGCACGGAGCCGGGATCGAGCGGCGCGGGAAACCGGCGGGGATCGGCGATCTCCGGGGTCAGACCAGCAGTTTCAATCGCCTCGCGCAGCTTCTCGGCGGCGTTGCGGGTGACGATGAGGCGCTCATGCGCGCGCGCCGGGTTGAGAAGCGCGTCGCGCACCGCGTGAAGGCCGAATAGCCAGACCGGGGCCGGGCCTTCGCGCCGCGCGCGTTCCTTCTCGATCACCCATGCGGGTTTCACTGGTCTCGCTCCACTCATGGCGCCTGATAGCGCGCCGGGTGAAAAAACGCCATGCTGCGCCGCTGGCCCCCGGCGCGCGGGCGGGTCATATAGGGGGTATGGCGCGCAACAGTTATCATCACGGCAACCTCAAGTCGGCGCTCGTCGAGGCGGTGCTGTCGCTGATCTCGGAGAAGGGGCCGAACGGGTTCTCCTTCGCCGAGGCGGCGCGGCGCGCCGGGGTCAGCCCGGCGGCGCCCTATCGGCATTTCAAGGACCGGGACGAGTTGATCGTCGAGACGGCGCGCCGCGGTTACGAGCTTTTCGCCGGGCGGCTGGAAGCGGCCTGGGACGAAGGGCGCCCCTCCGCGCTTTCGTCCTTCGAGCGGGTCGGGCGGGCCTATCTGGGCTTCGCGAAGGCAGAACCCGCCTATTTCGCCGCGATGTTCGAGGCCGGAGTCTCGCCCGACCATGACCCTGAGTTGAGGGTGGCGGCGGACCGGGCGTTTCGCGCGCTGGAACGGTCCTGCGCCGCGCTGGCGCTGAAACTGCCGGAGGACAAGCGCCCCCCCGTCCTGATGATGGCCTACCATCTCTGGGCGCTCAGCCACGGCGTCACCGCGCTCTTCGGCCGGGGCGACGAGGCCCGACGGCGCGCGCCGATCCCGGCCGAGGAGCTTCTTGAGGCGGGGGCGGCGATCTATCTGCGCGGGCTCGGGTTCCTTCCCGAAGAGCCCTGATGGATTTTTTCACATGAAGCGGTTGACGGCGCGAGGCGCCTCCCCCAAATATGTGAATGTGATTAACATTAACATGCCGGCAAGGAGGCGGATCAGGTGGACAAGGTTCTTCAGTGGCCGAAACGCGCGGAGACATGGCTGGACTCGAAAGGCAAGCCAGCCTGGATCACCGCGATGGTGCTCGGCTTCGTTTTCGTCTGGCCGATCGGCCTGGCGATCCTCTTTTACATGCTCTGGAGTGGCAGGATGGGATGCAACAATGGCGGCTGGCGCCGCAAATTCACGCGAGTCGATGCGACTGGTAACGCCGCGTTCGACGAATATCGCGAGGAGACGTTGCGGCGACTGGAAGAAGAGCGCTCGGCCTTTGTCGGCTTCCTCGACAAGCTGCGCCGCGCCAAGGACAGGGCGGAGTTCGATCAGTTCATGAACGACCGCAACCGGCCGGCCGAGAGCGACCCGACGACGGCCTGAGCCTTCCTCTCCAACGACGAAGGGGCGCGTGAAAAGCGCGCCCCTTTTTTCTTGCGTCGCATAGGCGAGGGTGGTGGATCACCCTGCCGGCGCCGGCTCCGCCGTCTGCGACGGGTCGACGGAGGCGAGGGTCAACTGCGGTGCGAAGAGGTCGATATTCTTCTCCTGCAACGCTTTTTGAAGCGCCGCGTAAATAACCCGACGAACGGCGAACTGCTCCCCCGGACGCGTCGTGAACTTGCAGGCGATGGTGTAGCTCTTGCCGCTGATCCCGACCGCGCCCTGCGACTTGAGCGGCTCCAGAAACTTGGATCCGACATCCGGATCCTCGAGGAGGGCCACGCCCACCTTCTTTACGGTTTTGCGAACCATCTCCAGATCGGTGTTCGCGGGGACTGCGAAGCTGAACTTCATCGTCACCCAGTCGCGGCTATGGTTCTGGATCGTCCCGACATCGGAGAAGGGGATCGTGTAGACAGCGCCGCGCGGGTGCCGCAACACGATGGAGCGAAGAGTGATCCGCTCGACCGTGCCTTTTCCGCTTGCGGTTTCGATGTATTCGCCGATGCGGAACGAATCCTCGTAAAGATAGAACATGCCGCTGATGATATCCGCGACGAGCTTCTGCGCGCCGAAACCGATGGCTAGGCCGAACACGCCGGCCCCGGCCAGAAGCGGCGCGATATTGGCGCCGAGCGCCGCGAGCGCGGTCATCGCGGTCATGAGCGCGATGAGGACGAGCGCGGTGCTGCGCAGGATCGGCATGATCGTGTCCCGGCGCGTCTGCTCCGCCTTCGTCTCTTCATTGGCGTCGCCGTCGGCCGCCGCTTCGGGCGGCGCGAGCAGGATGGAGGCGACGCGCCAGAGCGAGAGGCCGATGATCAGAACCATCGACGCCTCGACGAGCGCGGGCACGAACTTGCCGAATCCGCTGGCCGCCGCCGGCGCGAACGGATCGAGCCCCCAAGACTGCAGGAGGGTGACCGCAGCCGTCAGGATCACCGCCCCTTCGGCGATGGCGAAGGCGCCGGCGCCCCATCCTGCTCCGCCACGCTCACTGCTTTCCGCGCTCCAGACCCGGAGCCCGGCGACGGCGAGGCAGGCCATGATGATGATAAAGAGCGTCGGCCCCGACGCCCTGACCGATGCATCGCCGAGCGCGCCGAGAAGGCCCGCCATCTTGACCAAAAAGTCGAGAAGAATGACCAGCATGAAGAACGGTGTGAAGAGTCGGATGGCCAGCCTCGCCACGCGCGACGGCGCGGGGTCTTCTCCGGCGGCGCGTCCCATCAGCGCGCGAAGCGGCGTCCGGATCCAGATGAAATAAAGCGCGGTGATGACGGAGCTTCCCGCAGTGAGCGCGATCAGCGCGAGTTTGCCTGAATCGCCGTCCCCTGACGCGAGTATGACGATCACGCGCATGGACAGCACGACGCCCAGGGCGATCGCCACCCATAGCGTCGCCCGATTGACGCGGGCCGCTTCATCTTCGGTGAAGCCCATCAGGCGCCGCGCGGGCGCGCCCGGCGCGATGAGGGCGTTGACGATCGTGTATTGGGTGCGAGGAAGAACGACCGCCATGATCAGCGCGCGGGCGGATTCCATGGACCCGGCCGGTCCGGCCCCGCCCGAATCGCCGATGATGAACCGCGCGGCGAGGACAGATGCGGCGTAGAAGATCGCGATGCCGAACAGCCGGACGATGAGCCGCCGGAGGCCGCGCGGCGCGCGGACGGTGAACGGCTCCCCGATTGTCGAGCGATCTTTCTTCGCCGCGATGAGCGCATGTATGGCGTACTCGACCGCCAGCCCGATCGCGATGCAGATGAGGAAAGTCAGAATCAGCGTGAAACCGCCGCCGATCCCGCTCCACCAGGCGGCGATCCGCCCGGGAAGATCGGGCGCGGCCTCGACGAGCCGCGCGACG encodes:
- a CDS encoding CoA-binding protein, with the protein product MRHSDSEIRTILDDVKSIAVVGISTNPVRPSYYVGRYLGLKDYRVLPVNPVAAGKEIFGVTVQPSLKALAESGAEVHMVDIFRRSEEAGAVVDEAIAHLLDHGLKVIWMQIGVIDEAAAERARAAGLKVVMNLCPKMEYQRLKGELSMGGFNTGRLSSKLT
- the rlmB gene encoding 23S rRNA (guanosine(2251)-2'-O)-methyltransferase RlmB, translated to MSGARPVKPAWVIEKERARREGPAPVWLFGLHAVRDALLNPARAHERLIVTRNAAEKLREAIETAGLTPEIADPRRFPAPLDPGSVHQGAALMTRPLDWGDVAEICAPTDEDPAPVAVFLDRVTDPHNVGAILRSAEVFGARAVIAPLRHAAPETGALAKSASGALERQPYLRVKNLAATMESLRERGYRLIGLDGEAEMEIGAAFAAPGPLGLVLGAEGPGLRDKTKQTCDALARIPSAASFGSLNVSNAAAVALYRARETRG
- a CDS encoding TetR/AcrR family transcriptional regulator translates to MARNSYHHGNLKSALVEAVLSLISEKGPNGFSFAEAARRAGVSPAAPYRHFKDRDELIVETARRGYELFAGRLEAAWDEGRPSALSSFERVGRAYLGFAKAEPAYFAAMFEAGVSPDHDPELRVAADRAFRALERSCAALALKLPEDKRPPVLMMAYHLWALSHGVTALFGRGDEARRRAPIPAEELLEAGAAIYLRGLGFLPEEP
- a CDS encoding DUF2852 domain-containing protein → MDKVLQWPKRAETWLDSKGKPAWITAMVLGFVFVWPIGLAILFYMLWSGRMGCNNGGWRRKFTRVDATGNAAFDEYREETLRRLEEERSAFVGFLDKLRRAKDRAEFDQFMNDRNRPAESDPTTA
- a CDS encoding mechanosensitive ion channel family protein — translated: MAEDSVTIQLPENAGPDLIERLRLAFPDASIDGLPADANAEAASGVPLDNVVARLVEAAPDLPGRIAAWWSGIGGGFTLILTFLICIAIGLAVEYAIHALIAAKKDRSTIGEPFTVRAPRGLRRLIVRLFGIAIFYAASVLAARFIIGDSGGAGPAGSMESARALIMAVVLPRTQYTIVNALIAPGAPARRLMGFTEDEAARVNRATLWVAIALGVVLSMRVIVILASGDGDSGKLALIALTAGSSVITALYFIWIRTPLRALMGRAAGEDPAPSRVARLAIRLFTPFFMLVILLDFLVKMAGLLGALGDASVRASGPTLFIIIMACLAVAGLRVWSAESSERGGAGWGAGAFAIAEGAVILTAAVTLLQSWGLDPFAPAAASGFGKFVPALVEASMVLIIGLSLWRVASILLAPPEAAADGDANEETKAEQTRRDTIMPILRSTALVLIALMTAMTALAALGANIAPLLAGAGVFGLAIGFGAQKLVADIISGMFYLYEDSFRIGEYIETASGKGTVERITLRSIVLRHPRGAVYTIPFSDVGTIQNHSRDWVTMKFSFAVPANTDLEMVRKTVKKVGVALLEDPDVGSKFLEPLKSQGAVGISGKSYTIACKFTTRPGEQFAVRRVIYAALQKALQEKNIDLFAPQLTLASVDPSQTAEPAPAG